Part of the Sphingobacterium sp. LZ7M1 genome, GGCTCTATTGCAGATTGATTTACGTATTCTAAAGCCTTTGACAAGGCATCCTCCGGTTTACAACTGATAATCGGATATGCTTTTTTATTGATACTTTGATACAACTTCATTGCAGCTCTTTTGTGGTAATCATTCTGCATAATAGTTTTCAAATCCCTTTCCCTCATATTGGCTAAGCTGTGTTGTGGGAAATCACAATCCATTACAAGGACATTAAAAGCTAAACGATAATGCAATACACTTGAAAGTAATGCGGTCATAGTAGATTTTCCAACACCGCCTTTAGGCGTTGAAAAACTAATTTTTAAAGTTTTCTTTTTTGTTTCCATTATTTAAAGATTTATTGTTACACATTTTATTTGTTTGGCAGGTTTGAATATTGGTTTATTTAAATAGTACCTATTTCCTATATGCCTGTATTCCCCTTTTGGAAATTTTCTTGATTGTTATTTGCTTTTATTACCGCTTGGTGGGTAATCATTTTTAGCAACTGGAAAACCTTACAACTTGTAAATTGCTTTACCGCTTTTATGCTTTTACAGTTTTATGTTTTTAAAACCCTATGCTTTTATTCCAAAATTTCTGTACTAAAACCCAATTTATTTTTTATCCTCATTACATTTTTTATTACCTGCACTAAAACTATACGGCAAATAAAGCGATTGAATCGGCTCGTTATTGATGGGTGGTAGTCTTTGGCACCCAAAGGCAGTGTTTGGCTATGTGTCTGATTGTGATGCTCTCATAAGTAGTGTCTTACTTTGTATATAGAATTTTATTAACAGATTTATGCAAAGGCATCTTGAGGAACTGGACAAAAGCAGAACGGCATCAAGCCGTTTATCCCTGCTACATTTAATCCGTCCCGAAGGGCGGATTTTTGTGTTCACCAGAACACGGCAAGTTGTGTTTTGAGCATCTCGAAAAGATTTCCGATGCTCAAAACAACTTGCCCTGCCGGGGGCAGAAAACGTCCTCCGAAGTCGGCGTTTTGTATGAATTAAAAATGGATTAGTGATGAATGAAAACAGCAGAAAGCAGTTAAAAAAGGGCGGGCGTCCTCTAAAAAACGATCCCGCTAAAATCCGGTACACGATTTCCTTTAATGAGGAAGAGCATGCCCGTTTTCTTGACTTATTTGAAAAGTCCGGTATGCAGGTTAAGGCACATTTTATAACCTCTTGCATCTTCGATAAGACGATAAAATCTGTTAAAATAGACAAAGGAACAATTGATTTTTATATGCGATTGACTTCGTTTCACAGTCAATTTCGATCTATTGGCGTGAATTATAATCAGGTCGTAAAGCTATTGTATAAGAACTTTTCGGAGAAAAAGGCAGCAGCATATCTCTATAAATTGGAAAAACATACGGCTGAAATGACCGCCTTGTTTAAAGAAATTGTCCAGATAACGGAAGAATTTGATGTAAAATATCTGAAAAAATAACAGCAGAAATGATTGCGAAAATTGGTAGAAGCGCAAATTTATACGGAGCCTTGGCATATAATCAGCTCAAAGTGGAGAACGAAAATGGACAAATTTTGTTCGCCAATAAGATAATTGAAACTGCTAACGGACATTATTCCGTAGCACAATTAGCCCAATCTTTTGCTCCTTATCTCATCGCCAACCGCAATACCGAGAAACATACGTTGCATATTTCGCTCAATCCTGATCCCAAGGATAATGTAGATGATGATAAGTTTAGGGAAATGGCGGAAGAATATATGCGTGAAATGGGTTACGGCGAACAGCCTTTTGTGGTCTTCAAACATACCGATATTGACCGTAGTCATATCCATATCGTATCGGTCTGCGTGGACGAACAGGGCGTGAAAATTTCGGATAGTTTTGAGAAAATGCGGTCTATGAGTGTATGCCGTGAACTGGAAAGAAAACACGGTCTGATACCCGCAACGGACAAAGAACGTAATCACAATGATAAGGTTTTTCGTCCGGTGGATTATCGGGCAAGTGATATAAAAAGTCAGATTGCTTCGGTCATTCGCCACTTGCCGAACTATTATCAATACCAAACTTTGGGAGAATACAATGCTTTGCTTTCCCTGTTCAATATTACCACCGAGAAAGTGGAGGGAGAATTACACGGAAAGGCACAGCAGGGTTTATTGTACATTCCATTGAATGAGAAAGGCGAAAAAGCAGGACATCCGTTCAAGGCTTCGTTTTTCGGAAAGAACGCAGGGCTTCCGGCTTTGGAATTGCATTTTGCGAAATGCAAAACAACCCTGAAAGATACCGCAACCAAACAGACTTTAAAATCAGCCGTTACCATTGCCCTGCAATCAACGGTTGACGAATTGAGCTTTAAAAAACAGTTAGGCGAGCAAGGTATCAATGTAGTGATACGCAGAAACGATACCGGACGAATTTACGGTATGTCGTTCATTGACCACAACTCTAAAAGCGTTTGGAACGGTTCACGATTGGCAAAAGAACTTTCTGCCAATACCTTTAATGATTATTGGAACAATAATATCAAAGCGGAGATTAAAGAGCCAGTTGCACCCCTACCAAAATTGTCCAAACCGACTGATACGGAGGATTTACCTGCGGAAGAACCACATCATTTGTTCGACTTCTTAAATACTGAAAAACACGAAGACGGTTTGATAGAAGCCTTTGGAGGTTTGCTCATACCTGAAGCACAGGGGGAAGATTACGAGGAACAGGATTTTGCTAATAGGATGAAGAAAAAGAAAAGAAGACTATAGTAAGTCATCTTTTGGAATTAAAATCTGCTTTTAAAACGATTTGTTAAATTGTATTTTAGCATTTGCTTAAATAAACGAATTAACTATATTTGCACTATGGGTAATAATTCTTGTATACGTCAACAAGCAGACATTGAACAAATAAACCGCTGTAAAGACCGGGTTTTAGAGCTTAACGATTCGTTTGATTATTTATCGAATGGGCTTGAATTGGCAGGAAATACCGTAAGACTTAAAATTCTCTTCCTACTTTACGAAGAAAAACGACTTTGTGTTTGCGATATAAGCGACGTTCTTGGAATGACAATCTCGGCAGTTTCACAACATTTACGAAAACTTAAAGACCGTAATCTAGTAGAAACAGACAGGGAGGCCCAAACTATTTTTTATTCATTGACCAAGGAATATGAAAAATTGCTAAAACCGTTTTTTAAAATACTTGATGAAAACAAAGTCATAGAAGCAATATGAAAACAAACAACAAACTTATCGGCGCAGGACTTTTGACTGCAATTGCAGCTTCACTTTGTTGCGTTACACCAGTTTTGGCTCTCATTGCAGGAACAAGCGGACTTGCCTCCACTTTTTCTTGGCTTGAATCTTTCAGACCGTATTTTATCGGTTTGACAATTTTGGTTCTTGGTTTTGCTTGGTATCAAAAGTTAAAGCCTAAAAAGCAAATTGATTGCAATTGTGAAACAGCAGAAAAACCAAAATTCATTCAGTCGAAAACGTTTTTAGGAATTGTAACATCATTTGCAATAGTAATGCTTGCTTTTCCATATTATTCAAGTGTTTTCTACCCAAAGACAGAAAAGCAAATCATAATAGTGGACAAATCCAATATTGAAAAAGTAGAATTTACGATTAGCGGAATGACTTGTGCAAGTTGTGAAGAACACATAAATCACGAAGTGAATAAATTGATAGGGATTGTCAATCTAAAAGCTTCTTATGAAAATGGAAATACAATCGTAGAGTTTGACAACTCGAAAACAAATATTTCTGAAATTGAAAAAGCAATAAACTCAACAGGGTATTCTGTAACCGCGAAAAATTAAAATTAAAATGGAAATCAAATTGCAATCAATAATCACTTGCCCCAACTGCGGACACAAGAAAGAAGAAACAATGCCGACAGATGCTTGCCAATATTTTTACGAATGTGAAAAGTGCAAACATGTTCTTAAACCAAAGCAAGGCGACTGTTGTGTTTATTGTAGTTATGGAAATGTTCCTTGTCCACCTATTCAGCAAAACAAAAAATGTTGCTAACGGGTATAAAACAAAAGAAGGTCGATATAACTAAAGTATTTTTATTTTACTACCTATAAATATTACTATATAAAAGGGGTATAGAAGCTATACCTCTTAGACCCAGCCGAACCCTGCCACTCACCGCCATCCACTACCACTTTTCCAAAGCCAATCTTTATAGTCTTTAAATTCACGCCCGAACATTAAAATTAAAAATAATGCAAGGAGAAGACGATTTAAGAGGTTTAGCCAAAATAATGGCTTTTATGAGAGCAGTTAGTATTCTATTAGTACTGATGCATCTTTATTGGTTTTGTTATGGTTTCTTTATGGAACGTGGCTGGACACTAGAAGTAATCAATAAAATATTAGGGAATTTTGACCGAACAGCCGGTTTGTTTTCGCATACTTTATATACCAAAGTATTTGCAATCGTGTTATTGGCTTTAAGCTGTTTGGGAACCAAAGGCGTGAAGAACGAGAAGATAACCTGGTCAAAGATTTACGTGGCTTTGGGAATTGGTTTTTTGCTGTTCTTTCTGAATACACCACTGTTAAAGTTGTCGCCCATCATTGGCACATTCTTTTATATACTGACTATCGGACTAGGTTATATTGCTTTGCTGATGGCTGGGGTTTGGATAAGCAGGTTATTGAAAAACAACCTGATGGATGATGTTTTCAATATGGAGAACGAAAGTTTTATGCAGGAAACCAAATTGATGGAAAATGAATATTCCGTAAACCTGCCTACTAAATTTTGGTACAATAAAAAGGAACACAAGGGCTGGATCAATATAGTAAATCCTTTCAGAGCAACGATTGTTTTGGGGACTCCGGGTTCTGGTAAATCGTATGCCGTCGTTAACAATTATATCAAGCAACAAATTGAAAAAGGTTTTTCGATGTATATCTACGATTTCAAGTTTGACGACCTTTCTACTATTGCTTATAATCATTTATTGAAACATCAGGATAAGTACGAAATAAAACCAAAGTTCTACGTCATCAACTTTGACGATCCACGCAAGAGCCATCGTTGCAATCCGCTCAATCCAGATTTTATGACTGACATATCCGATGCTTACGAAGCCGCTTACACGATTATGTTGAACCTCAACAGAAGCTGGATACAAAAACAAGGAGATTTCTTTGTCGAATCTCCAATTATTCTTTTAGCGGCTATCATCTGGTTTTTAAAAATTTACGAGAATGGTAAGTATTGCACCTTTCCACACGCCATTGAATTGCTGAATAAAAAGTATTCGGATGTATTTACCATTTTAACTTCGTATCCTGATTTGGAAAACTATCTTTCACCATTTATGGATGCTTGGCAAGGCGGAGCACAAGACCAGTTGCAGGGACAAATTGCATCGGCTAAAATCCCTTTGTCACGAATGATATCACCGCAGTTGTATTGGGTTATGACAGGCGCTGATTTTTCATTGGACATCAACAACCCGAACGAGCCGAAGATTTTGTGCGTGGGTAACAATCCCGACCGTCAAAATATCTACTCCGCAGCTTTGGGCTTGTACAACTCCCGAATTGTCAAGCTCATCAATAAGAAAGGACAATTAAAGAGTTCGGTTATTATAGATGAGTTGCCCACGATTTATTTTAGAGGGTTGGACAATCTTATCGCAACGGCGAGAAGTAATAAGGTGGCTGTGTGCTTGGGCTTTCAGGACTTTTCGCAGTTGATACGTGATTACGGCGATAAAGAAGCTAAAGTTATTCAAAACACCGTAGGTAATGTATTCAGTGGACAGGTTGTAGGAGAAACGGCAAAAAGCCTTTCGGAACGTTTTGGAAAAGTATTACAGAAACGTCAAAGTATGACGATAAACCGTAATGATAAATCAACTTCTATTTCTACACAATTAGACAGCCTTATTCCGGCTTCCAAAATTTCAACCTTAACGCAGGGTATGTTTGTCGGTTCTGTATCGGATAATTTTGACGATCGTATCGAACAAAAGATATTTCACGCAGAAATCGTGGTCGATAATGAAAAGGTAGCCGCCGAAACAAAAGCCTATCAAAAGATACCGCAAATCCTATCCTTTGTAGATGAGCAAGGCGAGGATAAAATGAAGCAGGAAATTGAAAGCAATTACCGTCAGATAAAATCAGATATTCTGCATATCGTCGAAAGTGAAATGGAACGGATTAAGAATGACCCGAACTTACAGCATTTGATACAGCAAGAGTAATAAAGGTACAAGTGGAAATTTTTAGTATAGACTAAAAAATATTGGCGATACTTCTTCTTAAATTTAGTATGGAGTGTCGCCAATATTGTTTTGAACAGTATGTAAAACAAATATTCAGAATGAAAAAGGATATTATATAAAATAGTAATTATTCAAAACAATGCAATGCCATTGCATTACTTTTTTACTAACTTTGCAAAAGAATATGAAAGTCTTTTTTTCCATATTGGCAATTTATATGATGGCGGTATTTTTAATGCCTTGTACCGATATGTATGAAAAGGAGAGTTTTCAAAACCATAACCATTCAGAAGAATTAGCCCATAAAGCAAGCCACGACCATCAGGAAAAACCTGATATGTGCAGTCCGTTTTGTTTATGCGGTTGTTGTGGAATGGTGTCGGGCATAGTGCTTCAATGGAATGTATATAACTTAGTTAAGAAGACCTTTGACTTGTCTAAGGCCAAAGTTTACTATAAATCTATCTTTATATCCCTCTATCTGGGAGAAATTTGGCAACCGCCAAAGATTAATGCATAATTTTTAATGTTTAAATGATTACAGCTTAATGCTAACAGCGTTAGCTTGGTTTTTAGGGTATTTATATTCCCTAAAAACATAATCATTATGATTTTATCATTATTTATCCATCATTAATCATCACAAAAAGTGTTAAATAACATTATAAAATTCTCTATAAAGAATAAGTTCATTATAGGATTAATGACCTTATTACTCATCATTTGGGGGGTATGGAGTGCCACGAAAATCCCCATTGATGCCCAACCTGACATTACAAACAATCAGGTTCAGATTATTACCCTGTCACCAACATTAGCAGGACAGGAGGTGGAGCAACTGGTTACATTTCCTGTAGAGCAAAGTATCGTCAATCTTCCCAAAGTAGAAGAAATAAGAAGTGTTTCGAGGTTTGGACTATCTGTTGTAACCGTAGTGTTTCAAGACAATGTCGATATTTATTTTGCAAGACAGTTGGTAAGCCAACAGCTGAAAGAAGCACAAGACCAGATACCTGATGGAGTTGGAACGCCTGAACTTGCTCCTGTCAGTACAGGTCTTGGCGAAGTGTACCAATACATTCTCCATCCCAAACAAGGAAGCGAAGATAAATATTCTGCAATGGATTTACGGACAATGCAGGATTGGATTGTCGCCAGACAACTTTACGGTACTCCGGGAATTGCAGAAGTTAATAGTTTCGGCGGTCTGCTCAAACAATACGAGGTATCCGTTGACCCTAACCGCATCAAAGCGATGGACGTCAGTATCTCCGATATTTTTACTGCACTCGAAAACAACAACCAAAATACCGGAGGCGCTTATATTGATAAGAAACCCAATGCATACTTCATTCGGGGAATTGGTTTAGTCACTTCACTGGAAGATGTAGGTAATATTGTTGTTAAAAATACGGAAAGTGTTCCGGTATTCATCAAAGATGTAGCAAAAGTACAATTTGGTCACGCTACCCGATACGGAGCAATGACCTATAACGGCGAAGTAGATGCTGTGGGAGGTATTGTAATGATGCTCAAGGGAGAAAACACTGCTACGGTCGTAAAAAACATCAAAGAAAAAATACCGGTTATCCAACAATCTCTACCCGATGATGTGGTCATAGAACCTTATTTGGATAGAATGAACCTGGTAGATAGAGCGATAAGTACTGTCGAAAAAAACCTAATTGAAGGTGCATTAATCGTAATATTTGTATTGATTATCTTCTTAGGGAATTTCAGGGCAGGTTTAATCGTCGCATCAGCTATACCGTTATCAATGCTTTTTGCATTGGGAATGATGAGGTTATTTGGCGTAAGTGCCAACCTGATGAGTTTGGGAGCTATTGATTTCGGATTGATAGTGGACGGTTCGCTGATCGTTGTTGAAGCCACAATGCACCATTTGGGCTTACGGAAATCCACTCAAAAACTTACGCAGGCAGAAATGGACGAGGAGGTGTATGAATCTGCAAGAAAAATCCGTACGAGTGCAGCATTTGGAGAAATCATTATCCTCATTGTTTATATTCCTATCCTTACTTTGGTCGGCATAGAAGGAAAAATGTTTACGCCAATGGCGCAGACCGTAAGTTTCGCCATTTTGGGAGCTTTGATTTTGTCCTTTACCTATATCCCGATGATGAGTGCCTTGTGTCTGTCTAAAAAACCGATTACCAAAAGGAATTTTTCAGACAAAATGATGGACTATCTTCAAGGGGTTTATAAGCCTTTGTTAGAAAAAGCCATTCGGATAAAATATGTGATTATTGCGGTTGCCGTCGGACTTTTTACCATTAGTATATTCCTTTTTTCACGGATGGGCGGAGAGTTCCTGCCAACATTGGGCGAGGGCGATTTTGCTTTCCATTGTATTTTGCCGCAAGGAACATCCTTAAGCCAAAGTCTGGAAACCTCTATGCAGGCATCTAAGATAATCAAGGAGTTTGACGAAGTAAAAATGGTTGTAGGAAAAACGGGGGCTGCCGAAGTACCGACAGACCCGATGCCGCCCGAAGCGACCGACCTGATGATTATTCTTAAACCACAGGACGAATGGAAAACAAAGAAATCGTATGACGAACTTTCCAATGAAATGATGGAGAAACTCGAAGTTATTCCCGGTGTATTCTTTGAAGCCAACCAGCCGATACAGATGAGGTTTAATGAACTGATGACGGGTATCAGGCAAGATGTAGCTGTGAAAATATTCGGAGAGAACCTCGACAGTTTGTTGATTTATGCCAATAAAGCCAATGCCATTATTCAAACGGTAGAGGGTGCAACCGCTCCGCAGGTAGAACGGATAGCAGGTCTTCCACAGATTAATATCGAATACGACCGTACCCGAATAGCCAACTATGGCTTGAATGTACAGGAGATAAACGATATTGTCAGTACTGCGTTTGCAGGTAAATCAGCAGGCGTGGTTTATGAAAATGAGCGTAGATTTGATTTGGTGGTACGGCTTGATGAAGAACACCGCAGTTCTATTGAGGATGTGAGCAATCTGTTTATTCCACTTCCAAACGGAGAGCAGGTTCCACTTTCGCAGGTTGCCAACATTGACTATAAATTAGGTCCTGCACAAATCAGCCGTGAAGGAGGAAAACGAAGGATATATGTCGGATTTAATGTACAAGGGCGGGATGTAGCAAGTGTTGTAGAAGAAATTCAGGATAAGTTGGCTGAACAGGTTAAGCTACCGACAGGATATTATTTTACCTATGGCGGTCAGTTTGAGAACCTCCAAAAAGCTACTGACAGATTACTGATTGCAGTACCTATCGCCCTGCTTTTGATTTTTATCTTATTGTACTTCACGTTTCATTCGTTCAAGGAAGCCGTTTTGGTCTATACAGCTATCCCGATGAGTGCCATTGGAGGTGTGTTTGCCCTATTGTTGAGGGATATGCCATTCAGCATATCAGCAGGTGTAGGGTTTATCGCTTTGTTTGGTGTTGCTGTTCTGAACGGGATTGTACTGATTTCCACATTCAACAGATTGGAAAAAGAGGGTTGGAACGAGATTATCCCGAGAATTATCGAGGGGGCTAAAACAAGACTAAGACCCGTATTAATGACAGCGTCGGTAGCAAGTTTAGGTTTCTTACCGATGGCATTGAGTACAAGTGCGGGTGCAGAAGTACAAAAACCGTTGGCAACGGTCGTTATCGGCGGATTGATGTCAGCAACGGCATTGACGTTATTCGTACTGCCTTTACTATACCTCGTATTTATGAGAAATCATAAGCCTACAAAAAATAATAAAATGAAAGCCATAACACCTATATTGTTACTGTTTACGTTCTTAGGCTTTTCTCAAACCAGTAATGCACAAAATCCTGTAAACGTAGATAGAGCTATCGAAATAGCTATGGAAAATAACCCTCAGCTCCGTTCCAAAAAATTGGAGATTCAATCTACCCAAAGTTTGAGTAAGACAGCATATGAGCTACCGAAAACCGATTTAAATTTCCAATATGGGAATACAGATGGATTTGAGTACAATGACGGTTTCCAAATTTCGCAGACTATACCCTTTCCAACACTTTTTGGGGTAAAGAAAAACCTTGTCAAAGAGCAAGTCAAAGGGCAAGAATGGTCAAAGGCTCTGACAGAAAATGAGCTAAGAAAGCAGGTAAGAACATATTATTATCAGTTAGCGTATCTGGAACATAATGCTTCGGTATTGAAGTATTTGGATAGTATTTATGCAGACTTTATCCGTGTGGCGGAGCTGCGTTATAAAACAGGAGATATAGGGCGGATAGAAGTCAGTACGGCTGTTACCAAAAAGGGGGAAATCAATATATTGCTCCAGCAAAATGAGGTCTTCAGGCAAAATGCCTATCAGAATCTTAAAAACCTGATGCAGACAAAGGAAGATTTTGCCATTGAACCCAAATCAGACTATGAACCATTACTTTTGACTTCTTTCATAGACAGTTCAGCTATTGAAAACCACCCAAGCATCCAGCTATTGTATCAGGAGGCTAAAATCGCTGAACAGAACAAGAAGTTGGAACGGGCAAACAGCCTGCCTGATTTTACGTTCGGTTATAATAATATATCGCTGATAGGAATGCACAGTAGAAACGGCGTGGAACAATTTTACGGCAGAGGACAGCGGTTCAGTTTTGTTGATGTAGGCATAACCATTCCACTCTTTACTACGACCAGAGCGAAAATCCGTTCCCTTGATTATCAAAAACAATCATTGGAACTGAATGCCCAATGGCAACAACAGCAGCTAAAAACGGAGTTGGCAAATGCCCTGAAACAATATGAACAGAATGTTTCACAGTTTACCTATTTCAAGGAGCAGGCACTTCCGAATGCTGATGAAATCA contains:
- the mobA gene encoding conjugal transfer protein MobA, producing MNENSRKQLKKGGRPLKNDPAKIRYTISFNEEEHARFLDLFEKSGMQVKAHFITSCIFDKTIKSVKIDKGTIDFYMRLTSFHSQFRSIGVNYNQVVKLLYKNFSEKKAAAYLYKLEKHTAEMTALFKEIVQITEEFDVKYLKK
- the mobB gene encoding conjugal transfer protein MobB, which gives rise to MIAKIGRSANLYGALAYNQLKVENENGQILFANKIIETANGHYSVAQLAQSFAPYLIANRNTEKHTLHISLNPDPKDNVDDDKFREMAEEYMREMGYGEQPFVVFKHTDIDRSHIHIVSVCVDEQGVKISDSFEKMRSMSVCRELERKHGLIPATDKERNHNDKVFRPVDYRASDIKSQIASVIRHLPNYYQYQTLGEYNALLSLFNITTEKVEGELHGKAQQGLLYIPLNEKGEKAGHPFKASFFGKNAGLPALELHFAKCKTTLKDTATKQTLKSAVTIALQSTVDELSFKKQLGEQGINVVIRRNDTGRIYGMSFIDHNSKSVWNGSRLAKELSANTFNDYWNNNIKAEIKEPVAPLPKLSKPTDTEDLPAEEPHHLFDFLNTEKHEDGLIEAFGGLLIPEAQGEDYEEQDFANRMKKKKRRL
- a CDS encoding metalloregulator ArsR/SmtB family transcription factor, coding for MGNNSCIRQQADIEQINRCKDRVLELNDSFDYLSNGLELAGNTVRLKILFLLYEEKRLCVCDISDVLGMTISAVSQHLRKLKDRNLVETDREAQTIFYSLTKEYEKLLKPFFKILDENKVIEAI
- the merTP gene encoding mercuric transport protein MerTP codes for the protein MKTNNKLIGAGLLTAIAASLCCVTPVLALIAGTSGLASTFSWLESFRPYFIGLTILVLGFAWYQKLKPKKQIDCNCETAEKPKFIQSKTFLGIVTSFAIVMLAFPYYSSVFYPKTEKQIIIVDKSNIEKVEFTISGMTCASCEEHINHEVNKLIGIVNLKASYENGNTIVEFDNSKTNISEIEKAINSTGYSVTAKN
- a CDS encoding GDCCVxC domain-containing (seleno)protein, giving the protein MEIKLQSIITCPNCGHKKEETMPTDACQYFYECEKCKHVLKPKQGDCCVYCSYGNVPCPPIQQNKKCC
- the mobC gene encoding conjugal transfer protein MobC; translated protein: MMQGEDDLRGLAKIMAFMRAVSILLVLMHLYWFCYGFFMERGWTLEVINKILGNFDRTAGLFSHTLYTKVFAIVLLALSCLGTKGVKNEKITWSKIYVALGIGFLLFFLNTPLLKLSPIIGTFFYILTIGLGYIALLMAGVWISRLLKNNLMDDVFNMENESFMQETKLMENEYSVNLPTKFWYNKKEHKGWINIVNPFRATIVLGTPGSGKSYAVVNNYIKQQIEKGFSMYIYDFKFDDLSTIAYNHLLKHQDKYEIKPKFYVINFDDPRKSHRCNPLNPDFMTDISDAYEAAYTIMLNLNRSWIQKQGDFFVESPIILLAAIIWFLKIYENGKYCTFPHAIELLNKKYSDVFTILTSYPDLENYLSPFMDAWQGGAQDQLQGQIASAKIPLSRMISPQLYWVMTGADFSLDINNPNEPKILCVGNNPDRQNIYSAALGLYNSRIVKLINKKGQLKSSVIIDELPTIYFRGLDNLIATARSNKVAVCLGFQDFSQLIRDYGDKEAKVIQNTVGNVFSGQVVGETAKSLSERFGKVLQKRQSMTINRNDKSTSISTQLDSLIPASKISTLTQGMFVGSVSDNFDDRIEQKIFHAEIVVDNEKVAAETKAYQKIPQILSFVDEQGEDKMKQEIESNYRQIKSDILHIVESEMERIKNDPNLQHLIQQE
- a CDS encoding DUF6660 family protein; amino-acid sequence: MKVFFSILAIYMMAVFLMPCTDMYEKESFQNHNHSEELAHKASHDHQEKPDMCSPFCLCGCCGMVSGIVLQWNVYNLVKKTFDLSKAKVYYKSIFISLYLGEIWQPPKINA
- a CDS encoding CusA/CzcA family heavy metal efflux RND transporter, which gives rise to MLNNIIKFSIKNKFIIGLMTLLLIIWGVWSATKIPIDAQPDITNNQVQIITLSPTLAGQEVEQLVTFPVEQSIVNLPKVEEIRSVSRFGLSVVTVVFQDNVDIYFARQLVSQQLKEAQDQIPDGVGTPELAPVSTGLGEVYQYILHPKQGSEDKYSAMDLRTMQDWIVARQLYGTPGIAEVNSFGGLLKQYEVSVDPNRIKAMDVSISDIFTALENNNQNTGGAYIDKKPNAYFIRGIGLVTSLEDVGNIVVKNTESVPVFIKDVAKVQFGHATRYGAMTYNGEVDAVGGIVMMLKGENTATVVKNIKEKIPVIQQSLPDDVVIEPYLDRMNLVDRAISTVEKNLIEGALIVIFVLIIFLGNFRAGLIVASAIPLSMLFALGMMRLFGVSANLMSLGAIDFGLIVDGSLIVVEATMHHLGLRKSTQKLTQAEMDEEVYESARKIRTSAAFGEIIILIVYIPILTLVGIEGKMFTPMAQTVSFAILGALILSFTYIPMMSALCLSKKPITKRNFSDKMMDYLQGVYKPLLEKAIRIKYVIIAVAVGLFTISIFLFSRMGGEFLPTLGEGDFAFHCILPQGTSLSQSLETSMQASKIIKEFDEVKMVVGKTGAAEVPTDPMPPEATDLMIILKPQDEWKTKKSYDELSNEMMEKLEVIPGVFFEANQPIQMRFNELMTGIRQDVAVKIFGENLDSLLIYANKANAIIQTVEGATAPQVERIAGLPQINIEYDRTRIANYGLNVQEINDIVSTAFAGKSAGVVYENERRFDLVVRLDEEHRSSIEDVSNLFIPLPNGEQVPLSQVANIDYKLGPAQISREGGKRRIYVGFNVQGRDVASVVEEIQDKLAEQVKLPTGYYFTYGGQFENLQKATDRLLIAVPIALLLIFILLYFTFHSFKEAVLVYTAIPMSAIGGVFALLLRDMPFSISAGVGFIALFGVAVLNGIVLISTFNRLEKEGWNEIIPRIIEGAKTRLRPVLMTASVASLGFLPMALSTSAGAEVQKPLATVVIGGLMSATALTLFVLPLLYLVFMRNHKPTKNNKMKAITPILLLFTFLGFSQTSNAQNPVNVDRAIEIAMENNPQLRSKKLEIQSTQSLSKTAYELPKTDLNFQYGNTDGFEYNDGFQISQTIPFPTLFGVKKNLVKEQVKGQEWSKALTENELRKQVRTYYYQLAYLEHNASVLKYLDSIYADFIRVAELRYKTGDIGRIEVSTAVTKKGEINILLQQNEVFRQNAYQNLKNLMQTKEDFAIEPKSDYEPLLLTSFIDSSAIENHPSIQLLYQEAKIAEQNKKLERANSLPDFTFGYNNISLIGMHSRNGVEQFYGRGQRFSFVDVGITIPLFTTTRAKIRSLDYQKQSLELNAQWQQQQLKTELANALKQYEQNVSQFTYFKEQALPNADEIINAAKLGYSTGDISYVEYLFALQTTTDIQLNYLKSIQQINEAVTLIHSLISK